The Ferroacidibacillus organovorans nucleotide sequence ATTCCTGCGAGAAGGGGGAGCGCCCCTGCCTTTGCAAGTGACATCGTGAGCGCTGTGCTGGCGGATGAACTGCCGATCATCGCGGTCACCACAGTTCCGGCGGCTATGCCAAGCATGGGGTGTCTGCCTGCCTGAAGCAGCAGATGGGTCACCCAGGGAGAGGACGCGAGTGGCATCGTCGCGTGAGTCATCAGGCCAAAGCCTACAAAGAGCGTGCCAAACCCGATGACAGAGAGTCCCCACGCGCGTATTCGCCTTTGTGCAGTTGCTTTGATCGAAACGCTCGAAGGGCGTTTGTGGGGCGCGAAAAATGAAGCAAGAAAGGCGATGGATCCGGCCGCGACAAGATAGGGGCCAAACGCGTCGAGATTGAGCGAGAGCAGCCCGACGGTGAGTGTGCTGCCGATGTTTGAGCCGAGGATGATGCCGATCGTGTCAGCAAAGCGAAGCGTTCCCGCCGCCACGAGCCCCATCGACAAGATCGTGACGGCGGCGCCTGACTGCAGCATGGCCGTTGCGACAATGCCGGTGAGCAGTCCGCGAAATGGCGTCTTGACGAGTCGCTCAATCAGTCGCTCGGACTCGCGATTGCTCAGTTCTCCCATGCCGCTGCGCAGTGTGAAAAGTCCTATAATGAACACAAGCAACCCAGCCGCGACTTCCATGACCATTCGAGTATAAAACAAAGGTTTCGCTCCTTATGGGACAGGTCAATCATAGATTTTATATGCGGACAGGCTCGCTCATTAGTACTGGTGATCTTTTGCCGTGAGAAAAGAGGAATTCAATTGAAAGAAGTTTTTCTTAAAAAAGATCGTAGAAGGCGCTTGGAAGATGGCCACCCGTGGATCTATCAAAATGAGATCGCAAGTGTAAAAGAGGATCCCAAAACGGGGGATGCCGTCGTTATTCGCAATCATCAAGGCCACGGCCTTGGCGTAGGATTCTATCACGCACAATCCCAGATTGGTGTGCGTATCGCTTCGTATGATCCGAAAGAAACGCTAAATGATGCGTGGCTAAAGCGCTCGCTAACCAAAGCGTGGCTTCACCGCAAGCGTTTTCTCCCGCAGACGGCCAGTTGTCGGGCGGCGTTTGGCGAGGCTGATGATCTGCCTGGCTTAGTTGTGGATAAATACGGCGATGTCGCCGTCATTCAAGTTCTGTCTGCCGCCATGGAGTTGCGAAAGGACGCAGTGGTGCGCGCGGTTCGGGACGTGCTCGGAGTGACTTGTGTCTATGAGCGCAGTGACGCGCCTGTGCGTGCACTCGAAGGATTGGCGGACGCGGTGGGCCCGCTTTACGGAGAATGCGCAGATGTTGTGGAGATTAAGGAGAATGGTCTCACGTTTCTTGTCGACATCGCAGAGGGGCAGAAAACAGGCCATTTTTTTGATCAGCGTGAGAATCGCGCGGCGCTCGCGCCCCTTGTGCGGTTTGCGGCATCAGAAAAACCGCGAGCCGATCTGCGGTATCGCGAAGGCGCCTCGGAAGTGGCTCACGGCGCGCGCACTGGTGCGACGGTGCTTGACTGTTTCTCGCACACAGGGGGATTCAGTGTTCACGCGCTTCACTATGGTGCGGCGCACGTGACCACGGTTGACGCGTCGGAAAAAGCGATTGAGGCGGCTGCGCGCAATATCAGGATAAATCATTTAGAAGAACGCTCAACCATGCTCGTCGCAAACGCTTTTGATCTTTTGCGCGAGTATGAGCGCGAGAAAAAAAGGTTTGACGTGGTGATTCTCGATCCACCGGCATTTGCGAAAAATCGTGCGGCCATTCCTGGAGCGTTACGCGGATACAAAGAGATCAACTTGCGCGCACTCAAATTGATCCCGGACGGAGGTTTTTTGGTGACAGCGTCTTGTTCATCACCAGTTTCGCGCGCAGCGTGGCACGAAGTGATCGAAGAGGCGGCCGTCGATGCACACAAACTGCTGCGCTTGATTGACGACCGCAGTGCAGGGGCAGACCACCCACGGCGAATTGGGATGCCAGAGAGTGACTATCTCAAATTCTCTGTGTATCAAGTGCAGTCGCGCGCTTGACACTTCAGCGTTTTTGAAGTGTCCGATCGAGTCACGGCTCCATTTTCCGCATAGATTTGGCGAGTGAGCGCGCACTGGCGAGAAACCACGAACACGGTACGGCCGTCTGCGCAGGTGTTACGGTCAGTGAGACGAACGAATCACTGCCAGGTGAGACAGAAACTGGAGTCGTTGTGGCATTCCCACCTGCTGAGGCAGACACCTGATAGGTTCCGCCTGTGAGGTTGGCGAATCGGAACATGCCGTCGGCGCCTGTTGTAGTGGTTTCATTTACTGCAGTGACGACAGCCCCGGATACTGCGTTTCCAAACGAGTCAATCACCTGGCCGCGAATCGATCCGGGAAAACCTGTCGCAGGTTGTGGTGAAACGGCTTTTGCTGCATGGAGAGGTCCATACCCTGTGGCAGGGTTCCAGCCACGGTCGGCACTTCCTGCCGTCTGCTCGACGATCGCAATCGTATCGGCGCCGCGCAGTGCCGCATTGTGTGATTTTGCGTAAGCGATGAGCGCCGCGCACAACCCCGAAACCACTGGGGCTGCCATGGATGTTCCGCTGAGCGCGTCGTAGTTATTTTCATAACCGTAGCTGTTGAGGGTGACGGTGTACGTCGGCATCGTGGAGAGATAGGCGACACCTGGCGCGGCAATGCCAAGATCCTCGCCGGAATTGGAAAAAAATGCAGGTTGCCCTGTTTGATCGAGCGCGGCGACAGAGAGTGCGTAATTGCACCCTGCTGGGTAGTCCGGCGCTGATGAACCGTTGTTGCCAGCCGCACAGACAATCGCGAGTCCTTTGTTCCAGGCGTACGAGATCGCGTTTTGCAAAGTTTGACTGTAGTTGCTGCCGCCAAGGCTCAAGTTTATGACGTCTGCGCCGTGATCGGCTGCAAACAGAATCCCGTCTGCGATCATTGAAGTGGCGCCAGCACCGTTAGCGTCGAGCACCTTTATGGGCATGATCTGCACCGTATTAAATGAAATTCCCGCAACACCGAGCGCATTGTTGGTTACAGCCGCAGCGATTCCTGACACATGTGTGCCGTGTCCATTGTCATCAGACGGTTCATTGGTTCCTGCGACAAAGTTGTATCCAAGCACGTTTCCTGATGTATCGCGTGCGATGTTACCCTGTAAATCAGGATGTGTAAGGTCAATCCCGGTGTCGATGACGGCAAGATAAGCTCCCTGCGGGATGGCTTCGAGTGCCGTAAAGGCGGATGGCGCGTTGACAAAGGGAAGGCCCCATTGATTGACGTTCCCGTATTGGGAAGAGGGATAGAGTCCTTCATAGTACGGGTCATTCGGTGTAAGTGCCGCGTAATAGTGTGAATCAAGTTCTGCATAGGCGACTTCTTTATATTTCCTGTAGCGCGCAAGTACGCGCTCCTCCCGTCCGTGAATGACGCGCACGCGGTGATAGTGCAGGATGGGATGGATCGAGAGTAGCGCCGCGCCGTGGCGCAAATGGATTTTTTTCCAGACATCTTCCGCTACGTGTGGTGCGCAAAAACGGTCTATCGCAGGATATGGGGAGCTGTTGAGTGCGGCCTGTACGAATGACAACCGTCAATCGCCTGAATTTTACGATTAAGCAAAGCGAAGGCGGGAGCAGTTCACTGGAGTGCCTCTTTTACATTTGAAAGAGCGCGGAACCCCATGTGAGTCCTCCGGCAAACGCTGTGAACATGACGCGATCCCCGGGGCGTACGCGGCCTAGTCTGTTCCATTTGTCAAAGGCAAGAGGGATCGACGCGGCGGATGTGTTGCCGTACTCTTCAATACAAAGGGCGACACGCTCGGGCGGGATCGCAACGCGCTCACCCACGGCCTCTATAATGCGGAGGTTTGCTTGATGGGGGACAAGTAAGTCAATCGCTTCGGGTTTTAAGTTTTGGCGCGCGATGATGCGGTTGACGCTTTCAGACATGCCATTGACGGCGGCCTTAAACATGGCACGACCATCTTGCCAGATGTATGGCGTAATCTGTTCTCGCTCAGAAAACGTGCGTATAAATCGCTCCGAAACGCCGCTGCGCGGTGTAAATGCAACCGCCGCCCGCTTGCCGTCCGTGTGCAGATCAAAGTCGACGAAACCGCGCACGGGTTCATCTGCCGCTGCTTCTGTTGCACGCAACACGACAGCGCCTGCACCGTCGCCAAACAGGATGCAGGAATTGCGGTCCGTATAATCGAGATAGCGCGTGATACCTTCTGCCGCAACGATCAGCGCCGTGCGGTATGCACCGTTTTGCAGAAACTGGCTTCCTTGTACAAGTGCGTACACAAAACCTGCGCAGACGCCGTTTGTGTCAAAGGCAGTCGCGTTTGTGGCGCCGATCCCGGCTTGTACCATTGCGGCCATTGGAGGAAAGACAAAGTCTCCGGTGATGGTCGCACCGATGATCAAATCAATCTCTTCTGGGCGTACAGCTGCGTTTAAAAGCGCCTTGCGGGCAGCTTCTGTCGCCATCTCTGAAACGGTCTCGTCTGTAGACAGTTTGCGTCGCTCGCGAATTCCTGTGCGTGTGCGAATCCACTCGTCGTTCGTATCGACAAGTTTTTCCATATCGGCGTTTGTTACAATTCCTGCGGGAACGTGGCTGCCTGTTCCAATGATTTCGACGTGATACTTAGAAATTGTGATCAGCTCCTAATACATGTTCATAGCTGATGACTATTCTACTCGCAGTATGTCTTTTTGAGAAGTGGACGATGAGCGTGTGAATTTGGGCAGGTTGATGGATCCGCCTGCCCAAAGGGATACACAGAAAAAGACATTGGATCAGCGCTTCTGACGACCCGGGTTAATCGTAAACTCTTGGGCGTGGCGATCGCGAATCGCTTCAAAATTGACATCGTCAAGGCGATCTGTGCGCAGCGCGTCAGGCAGTTCATTTGCGCGATGAACATTTTTAGGGTCGACCCCAAGACCGGTTTCGCTTTTTTTTTGCATTGATCATTCCTCCTCTGACATAGCATCCTCGAGCTTGGATGAATTCATTCCGGAAACGATTGCCTGATGTGGTATGATGTTGAGTCGAAAGTGTCACGCTTGAATGACGGACAGGCACATTTTTACTGCGGTGCACGCGCGCGAAAGGTGGACTACGGTGGCCCAAAAAAATTTTTCGCCGTCGCTTGGCCGCGACGCGGTGGCTGGGATTCAGTGGCTTTTGTTTATGTTTGCAAACACGGTGGTCATCCCTGTGTCTGTCGGGGCTGCGATGCATCTGTCACCTGTCGCTGTTTCCGGATTTATGCAACGCTCCTTTTTATTTACAGGACTTGCCTGTCTGCTTCAGCTGCTTTTTGGTCACAAATGGCCTTTGATGGAAGGTCAGTCTGGCGTTTGGTGGGGAGTCATTCTCACCGTGCTCACAGGTGCGGCAGAAGCGGGTCAACCGCTTTTAAAGGCGGGTGGCAGTCTTGAGATGGGCATCCTCGCGTCAGGGATTCTGATCATGATCTTTGGCGCGCTTGGGTTAGGCCGGTTTTTGCGGAAGTTTTTCACGCCAATGGCGATGAGCGTTTTTCTCATTCTGTTGGCGGTGCAGCTGATCTCGATTTTCTTTCAAGGGATGGTCGGTTTGACGCATGCCAAGCACATCGATGTGAGGATCGCTGCACTTTCGATCGCACTGATCATCCTTGTCGTCACGCTTAGTCTGCGCGGCGCGCGACTGCTCAGCAATTTTGCGATTCTCATCGGTATCGCGTGTGGTTGGATTGTTTACCGGATCGCGATTCATCCTGCCGCAGCCTTGCATACCGCGCCGTTTGCTTCGTTATTCACGCCGTTTGCGTGGGGGAAACCATCGTTTCAAGCCGGAATCTTGATCACGGCACTGATCACGGGGCTTATCAACACGACGAACACGGTGACGACGATTGAAAATGCGCAGGTCTTATTCTCGCAAAAAGCGACCCATCGCGATTATGTCCGCTCCTTTCTTGTCACGGGATTTAATACCGTTATCGCGGGTCTCATCGGTTTGGTTCCCTACGCGCCATACACCTCGTCACTTGGGTTTTTGCGCTCGACGCAGATCTTTGCGAAACGGCCATTTGCCATCGGCGCGGTTCTCTTTATGTTGCTTGGGCTTATACCGGTCGCCGGCTCCTTTTTGGCCACTCTCCCAGTGAGTGTCGGGGATGCGGTACTGTTGGTTGCTTATCTGCAACTTTTTGGATCTGCGCTCCAGGTCATTGAAAATGTCACGTTTGACCACAAGACGATCTACCGAATCGCTTTGCCGACACTTGTTGGCATCGCGATCTATGTGACACCGGCCTCCGCCTTTCTCTCGATTCCAAGCGCCGTCCGCTCGTTTGTCAGCAGTGGACTTTTGGTTGGTGTGGCGGTATCCGTTGTCATGGAAAACACGATAAAATGGCATCGCGCAGAAGTTACTTCGGCGTGATGAAACGACTGTCCGATCTGCAAGGAGGTTTCTATGGCAATCTATGATATTGTAAAATTTCCAAACCCTGTGCTCACTACGCCTGCCAATCCTGTAAAAAGCGTGACGCCAAATGTCCTCAAGGTGCTCGACAACCTCGCGGAGACGATGAAATATGCCAATGGCATCGGCCTTGCGGCGCCTCAGGTCAACATTTTGAGACGACTTGCCGTCGTCGATGTAGAGGACGGTCGCGGTCGCCTCGATTTGATCAATCCAGTCATCGTGGAGGGACGCGACGAGGCGATCGGCCCGGATGGCTGCCTGTCGATCCCCGGGCTATTCGGAGACACGATGCGCTATCGCTATATTCGTGTGCGGATGCTTGACCGCTCCGGCCAAGAGGTGGAAATCGAAGAGACCGATTTTCGCGCGCGTGCGATTCAGCATGAGATTGATCATTTGGACGGGATTCTTTTTACATCAAAAGCGATTCGTCTCTATCGCGAAGAGGAAATGCGTCGCGAGGCAAACCAGAAAAAGGGATGATCGCACTGTTTCTTTACGCGTTCTGTCCATTGGCAGTTTGAGTACCATATGGTAGAGTAAGAGACGTTTCAAACGACCCGAAGGGGGTGATCTCGATCTTAAAGCGCGTGGACAAGCAAGCGGAGCGACCTTTAGAACTCAAACCGCTCCCCGTCGCGATCGGGCTCATACTCGTCGTTTTTGCAGTGTGGCTCTTTTTTCACTATCGACATTCATGGCATCACATCACGCTTTGGATTCAGTCCCTGGGAACGGTCGGAATTGTCGTTGCCATCCTTCTGATGGCCTTTTTTTGCGTCATTCCAGTGCCGTCTGAAGGCTTGATTCTTGTCAATATGGAAGTGTACGGCGTACTATGGGGGCTAATCTATTCGTGGATTGGCGGCGTCGTTGGTGCGGTGGTCGCGATGTATCTGACGCGTTGGATCGGGCAGGGGTTTGTCCGTCGCCTGATTCCTTCCGAACGCCAGCAGCAGGTTGATGAGTGGGTGGCAAAGCGGGGAACCTTTGGGCTGTTGGCGCTGCGCTTGACGCCTTTTCCTTATCACGCGCTCAATTATGCGGCAGGACTTCTCAATGTTCGTTTTTTTCCGTTTTTGTGGACGACCGCACTTGGCATCATCCCGTTTGACATTTGGATGGGGGGGTTTTTTGTCGGATTTAGCCACGGGGTTATTCCGGCGATTCTAAGTGTCCTTGTCGCAGTCGCTTTGTTAGGCGGCTTCAGCTTCTTGTTTCGCGGAAAACTGGCATCCGTGTTTCGGCCAGAGCGCGATGATGAAGGGAAGCCGCCTGCGCGTGATGGTGACCATCCGGCGGATTCGGTGATCGAACGTCTCGGCAAATGAGCGGTGCGGCAAGGTGGATTTGCCATCTGTCGGGGCACATCAATCCTTGCTCAGAAAACTTTTGAAAATGCTGTGCCATTGCGCCACTTTTTGCGCATTTTCTGGCGTGACATAGCGCATTGCCTTTTTGACATGTTCAGTTGCGCGCGGATCAAACATAGGCTGTCGCACGCGCACGTATGGCATCTGCTGCTGTAAAGGCGGCATGGAGGGATTCTGCCGCGCATTTGCATTGAGCTGACGCGTGACGGGTTGTGCAGGAGATGAATTGTGCTGCGATTGCTTTACTACGCCGCTTTGTGGTGAATTGGCAATGCGGTCCATTCGCCGTTTGACGCCATTTCGCACGAGACCTGACAGTTGTTTTGTCGACTGATTGTGAAAAACATCCAGTGCAAGCGCACTCGCCTTTAAAAAGGTATCCAGTTTCACGTTGCTCACCTCAAACGCTATGATATAAAGCGTATGCGCGAACGCGGCGGCGGGCGACGGGCAGGTGACTAGCTTGATGCGGTTGCCAAAGGGGTGAATTCAAATTCGTGGACAAGGCGCTTGAGGCGCTGCGCAAGCGGCGCGAGGAACTGATCCATATCTTTGAGGCGCGCCGAGCAAGCGGCGTACAGGCGGCGTTTGAGCAGGCAGCGCGTGAGCATAAGCGAATTCACGCCGATGTCTTTTCGCTCGCAACGCGCCATGTCGAAGAACAGGGGTTTTGCGCGCCACCCGGTGAGGCGACGTTTCTCATGCTAGGGAGCGGCGCGCGGGGCGAACAGTCGATTCTTTCTGACCAGGATCACGCGCTCGTGTTTGAATGGCCGGATACGGACGCGACACGCGCGTATGTTGAGCGCTTGACGCGGGTGACGGCTGCGCTTTTAAGCGAGGTTGGCTACGCGCTTTGTTCAGGTCATGTGATGGCGAGCAATCCACGCTGGCAGGGGACGCCCCTTTCTTGGCAAGATCGTCTTGAGAGGTACTATGACCATCCGGATTGGGAGAGCATTCGCTTTCTTCTCATTGCGGCGGATGCCTCGGTCATTGTCGGGAAAGAGGGTTGCGCAAGCGCGCTTCGCGAAGGTGTCGCATCGCGCATCGCGCGGTCTTCTTTCATACGCTGGAAGATCGCAGATCAAGCGATCGCGCAGGGTGTCGCACTCACGCCACTCGGACAACTTCGCCTTGAAGGAGCGAGCGGAAAAGGGTACTTTCATGTGAAAGAGGGACTCTATACGCCGCTTGTCAACAGTGTTCGCCTTTGGGCGCATAGTGTTTTGATCGAAGTTCCATCGACGCTTAAGCGAATTGAGGCGTTAACTGCACAGCGGGTGTGGTCTGAGGCGCTCGCGGAGCGCGTCAGGGAGGCGTTCATGACGGCACTTGACGCGCGTGTCAGCCACCACCTGCGCCTCTATGAAGCGAATATGCCGATGGATGATCGAATCGCGCTTTCAGAGCTTGATGATCCTTCGCGTCGCCGTTTGAAAGATGCGCTGCGAACCGCCAAATCTCTCCAACAAATGACGGCGAAGCAATTCGCGCGATCGGGGTGAATCATGTGGGGTTCGAACGCATTCGTGTATTAAAGCACCTTTTTGGGAACTCCAATACGGAGCTTGATCGCGGACTTGAAAATGCAGAGTCCCTGCAGGCGCAAGTCGAGATGCGTGCGACGCTGCGTGCGATTCACGAGCATGGGATGTCTGATCTGCCGCTTACGCAGGCCCCCTACGCCGTCATCGACACGGAGACGACCGGGTTTGAGGTGCAACAGGATCGCTTGCTGTCGCTTGCGGCTGTGCTTTTTGATCAAAGTGCGAGTGTGCGTGAGTTTCACACGTTCGTCAAGCTGCGACAAGGGGAAGAAATTCCACAAGTCGTCCGCGATTTGACGGGGATAACAGAAGATGCGCTGCGCGACGCTCCACCGCTTGAACATGCGCTTCAGACATTTTTACAGTTTATCGGCGATCGTGTGATTGTCGCGCATCACGCAGGTCACGATGTGAAATTCATCAATGCGGCGTTGCGTCGCCACTTTGCAATCGAACTCCAACAACATATTATCGACACCGGGAAAGTGTCGCTCTGCGTGCATGATCTAAAAAAATACCCGAGTCTTGACGCGTTGCTTGAATTGTATAAAATCCCAGTCACGGAA carries:
- a CDS encoding 3'-5' exonuclease; amino-acid sequence: MGFERIRVLKHLFGNSNTELDRGLENAESLQAQVEMRATLRAIHEHGMSDLPLTQAPYAVIDTETTGFEVQQDRLLSLAAVLFDQSASVREFHTFVKLRQGEEIPQVVRDLTGITEDALRDAPPLEHALQTFLQFIGDRVIVAHHAGHDVKFINAALRRHFAIELQQHIIDTGKVSLCVHDLKKYPSLDALLELYKIPVTERHTALGDARMTACVWARQIQLLQAHGVTTFGPLWERLYVLEKLVREQQLS
- the def gene encoding peptide deformylase, which codes for MAIYDIVKFPNPVLTTPANPVKSVTPNVLKVLDNLAETMKYANGIGLAAPQVNILRRLAVVDVEDGRGRLDLINPVIVEGRDEAIGPDGCLSIPGLFGDTMRYRYIRVRMLDRSGQEVEIEETDFRARAIQHEIDHLDGILFTSKAIRLYREEEMRREANQKKG
- a CDS encoding Na/Pi cotransporter family protein, whose protein sequence is MFYTRMVMEVAAGLLVFIIGLFTLRSGMGELSNRESERLIERLVKTPFRGLLTGIVATAMLQSGAAVTILSMGLVAAGTLRFADTIGIILGSNIGSTLTVGLLSLNLDAFGPYLVAAGSIAFLASFFAPHKRPSSVSIKATAQRRIRAWGLSVIGFGTLFVGFGLMTHATMPLASSPWVTHLLLQAGRHPMLGIAAGTVVTAMIGSSSASTALTMSLAKAGALPLLAGIAIVFGNNIGTCATALLAAIGGTRDVLRVAAFHVLLNVLGTCIFFLALLPFAKLVQSVTKDPVTQIVVAHVLFNVISSLAALPFSRLFARLLTAVIPDRRRSA
- a CDS encoding uracil/xanthine transporter; translation: MAQKNFSPSLGRDAVAGIQWLLFMFANTVVIPVSVGAAMHLSPVAVSGFMQRSFLFTGLACLLQLLFGHKWPLMEGQSGVWWGVILTVLTGAAEAGQPLLKAGGSLEMGILASGILIMIFGALGLGRFLRKFFTPMAMSVFLILLAVQLISIFFQGMVGLTHAKHIDVRIAALSIALIILVVTLSLRGARLLSNFAILIGIACGWIVYRIAIHPAAALHTAPFASLFTPFAWGKPSFQAGILITALITGLINTTNTVTTIENAQVLFSQKATHRDYVRSFLVTGFNTVIAGLIGLVPYAPYTSSLGFLRSTQIFAKRPFAIGAVLFMLLGLIPVAGSFLATLPVSVGDAVLLVAYLQLFGSALQVIENVTFDHKTIYRIALPTLVGIAIYVTPASAFLSIPSAVRSFVSSGLLVGVAVSVVMENTIKWHRAEVTSA
- a CDS encoding DUF294 nucleotidyltransferase-like domain-containing protein, yielding MDKALEALRKRREELIHIFEARRASGVQAAFEQAAREHKRIHADVFSLATRHVEEQGFCAPPGEATFLMLGSGARGEQSILSDQDHALVFEWPDTDATRAYVERLTRVTAALLSEVGYALCSGHVMASNPRWQGTPLSWQDRLERYYDHPDWESIRFLLIAADASVIVGKEGCASALREGVASRIARSSFIRWKIADQAIAQGVALTPLGQLRLEGASGKGYFHVKEGLYTPLVNSVRLWAHSVLIEVPSTLKRIEALTAQRVWSEALAERVREAFMTALDARVSHHLRLYEANMPMDDRIALSELDDPSRRRLKDALRTAKSLQQMTAKQFARSG
- a CDS encoding TVP38/TMEM64 family protein, which codes for MISILKRVDKQAERPLELKPLPVAIGLILVVFAVWLFFHYRHSWHHITLWIQSLGTVGIVVAILLMAFFCVIPVPSEGLILVNMEVYGVLWGLIYSWIGGVVGAVVAMYLTRWIGQGFVRRLIPSERQQQVDEWVAKRGTFGLLALRLTPFPYHALNYAAGLLNVRFFPFLWTTALGIIPFDIWMGGFFVGFSHGVIPAILSVLVAVALLGGFSFLFRGKLASVFRPERDDEGKPPARDGDHPADSVIERLGK
- a CDS encoding class I SAM-dependent rRNA methyltransferase; translation: MKEVFLKKDRRRRLEDGHPWIYQNEIASVKEDPKTGDAVVIRNHQGHGLGVGFYHAQSQIGVRIASYDPKETLNDAWLKRSLTKAWLHRKRFLPQTASCRAAFGEADDLPGLVVDKYGDVAVIQVLSAAMELRKDAVVRAVRDVLGVTCVYERSDAPVRALEGLADAVGPLYGECADVVEIKENGLTFLVDIAEGQKTGHFFDQRENRAALAPLVRFAASEKPRADLRYREGASEVAHGARTGATVLDCFSHTGGFSVHALHYGAAHVTTVDASEKAIEAAARNIRINHLEERSTMLVANAFDLLREYEREKKRFDVVILDPPAFAKNRAAIPGALRGYKEINLRALKLIPDGGFLVTASCSSPVSRAAWHEVIEEAAVDAHKLLRLIDDRSAGADHPRRIGMPESDYLKFSVYQVQSRA
- a CDS encoding S8 family serine peptidase, whose amino-acid sequence is MSFVQAALNSSPYPAIDRFCAPHVAEDVWKKIHLRHGAALLSIHPILHYHRVRVIHGREERVLARYRKYKEVAYAELDSHYYAALTPNDPYYEGLYPSSQYGNVNQWGLPFVNAPSAFTALEAIPQGAYLAVIDTGIDLTHPDLQGNIARDTSGNVLGYNFVAGTNEPSDDNGHGTHVSGIAAAVTNNALGVAGISFNTVQIMPIKVLDANGAGATSMIADGILFAADHGADVINLSLGGSNYSQTLQNAISYAWNKGLAIVCAAGNNGSSAPDYPAGCNYALSVAALDQTGQPAFFSNSGEDLGIAAPGVAYLSTMPTYTVTLNSYGYENNYDALSGTSMAAPVVSGLCAALIAYAKSHNAALRGADTIAIVEQTAGSADRGWNPATGYGPLHAAKAVSPQPATGFPGSIRGQVIDSFGNAVSGAVVTAVNETTTTGADGMFRFANLTGGTYQVSASAGGNATTTPVSVSPGSDSFVSLTVTPAQTAVPCSWFLASARSLAKSMRKMEP
- a CDS encoding beta-ketoacyl-ACP synthase 3, with the translated sequence MITISKYHVEIIGTGSHVPAGIVTNADMEKLVDTNDEWIRTRTGIRERRKLSTDETVSEMATEAARKALLNAAVRPEEIDLIIGATITGDFVFPPMAAMVQAGIGATNATAFDTNGVCAGFVYALVQGSQFLQNGAYRTALIVAAEGITRYLDYTDRNSCILFGDGAGAVVLRATEAAADEPVRGFVDFDLHTDGKRAAVAFTPRSGVSERFIRTFSEREQITPYIWQDGRAMFKAAVNGMSESVNRIIARQNLKPEAIDLLVPHQANLRIIEAVGERVAIPPERVALCIEEYGNTSAASIPLAFDKWNRLGRVRPGDRVMFTAFAGGLTWGSALFQM